In Candidatus Manganitrophaceae bacterium, the genomic stretch ACCCGGTCCCTCCTTAAAGACCAGAGCACAGTCGATCGGCTCTTGAAGTCACAGAAGGACTATCTTCTTGAGATCTTCAGTGGAAAATTTGACAAGGCCTATTTTGAACGGCGGCTCCAGACGGGGGCGGTGCACCACCGGATTGGACTGGAACCGAAGTGGTATATTTCGACCTATTCTTTTTATGAAAACCTCCTCTCTCGTTTAATCGCAACGGCGTATCAGGGTGAGCCCGACAGGGGCATGTGCCGTGATCTTGCCGTGCGGAAGATTTTTCGTATCGATATGGTTCTTGCCCTCGAATTCTATTTTCACAGCTACACCCTTGAGATGAAGACCCGGCTTGATGAGAAGATCAAAGAGATGGATGATTTCACACGTATGGTCTCGCATGATTTGAAAGAACCGCTTCGCGGGATTGAAGCCTTTTCCAGTTTTCTCCTGGAAGACTATACCGATATACTCGATGAGAAAGGGAAGCGATACCTGAACTTCCTTAAGGAATCCGCTGTCCGCATGAAGGAGTTGATTCATGACCTTCTCACCCTCGTTTCCCTCTCCCGAAAAGGTCCAAATTTTGAGAATGTTGATTTGAATGCACTTCTGGCGGAGGTCAAACACGACCTGGAATTTTCAATACAACAAAAGGGAGCGAAGGTTCAATGGGTATCTTCTTTGCCGATACTTTATTGTGACCCAATCCAGGTTGGCGAGGTGTTCAAAAATCTCCTCTCAAACGCGATCAAATTCAATACAAATACATCCCCTTGCGTGGAGATTTCAGTTCGGGAGGAAAAGGTTTCTTATCTTTTTTCATTCAAAGACAACGGGATCGGAATTGATCCGCGTTACATCGAACAGATCTTTCGTCCTTTTGAGCGCCTTCATCCTCAGGATGAGTTTGAAGGGACCGGAGTCGGACTGGCCATCTGCAAGAAGGTCATTGAAGGTTACGGGGGCAGGATCTGGATTGAATCAAAAGAAGGAGAAGGGAGTACTTTTTTCTTCACCCTTCCCAAAAAACCGAAAAACGCAGGAATGAACACGCACAAGAGATGAAGGCCGGATGAAAAGGGAGGTCGTAACTATTCAGAAAACCCATCTTTGGCTTCGCGAGACCCATCCCTCCATGGCGGCGTTGCTGTGGCGCTCGAATCCTCACGTAGT encodes the following:
- a CDS encoding GHKL domain-containing protein, with the translated sequence MVPEQDLMKELGIDMEEIRKRMSFIDLSKKEIQLLSGMQDFARGHADQIVAGFYQHLLAFKETRSLLKDQSTVDRLLKSQKDYLLEIFSGKFDKAYFERRLQTGAVHHRIGLEPKWYISTYSFYENLLSRLIATAYQGEPDRGMCRDLAVRKIFRIDMVLALEFYFHSYTLEMKTRLDEKIKEMDDFTRMVSHDLKEPLRGIEAFSSFLLEDYTDILDEKGKRYLNFLKESAVRMKELIHDLLTLVSLSRKGPNFENVDLNALLAEVKHDLEFSIQQKGAKVQWVSSLPILYCDPIQVGEVFKNLLSNAIKFNTNTSPCVEISVREEKVSYLFSFKDNGIGIDPRYIEQIFRPFERLHPQDEFEGTGVGLAICKKVIEGYGGRIWIESKEGEGSTFFFTLPKKPKNAGMNTHKR